The nucleotide sequence TCTAACCAACCATCCTGCGCAAGGAAGAGAGCTCAGGCAGGTTGGCCCAATGCCCAAGCACTCTTGCATCCTCTCTTGCCAGTTTACAattctgaaagcattttgcaAGCAAATTTAATTTTGTGCTTAATACAAAGACGAGATCATTTTGTTGCAGGTGAAGAATGAAGTGTCTTCTCCCTGAATTATACGATGCCTTTTACAATGGTAGGTGGTATCTCTAAGATATTTATGAGTCAATCTctttacaatttaaaataaattgcccTTTAAATATCTGGCAGCTGATATGACCCCATCATTGTGCCGGAAGCTTTACTGTGTAGTCGCTAACACCCATTTCCAGAAAGAACAAGGACAGGTTGTTCTTGTGTGTCCGTAGCCACTGGTCATGTTAACAAAAATGCCACCTGTCCTTCAGAAGCTGACACCACGAATACCAGTAACAACTAATTACACCAGTAAGGGGAGAGTTCAGGGCATTAACAGCAGCGCCTGATGCATTTCCCCTCTTCTAcatatttgtgtttctttgttgCCTACGCTGACTTCTtattccttctccctccctgccaaaTGAATTGTGTTTGGCCTCTACTCCCAGGACACTGCCTGTGGAAAGCTCCTCTGAGGCACCTCTCTCACCTGTCTGCTGCCAACACAGTGAGAGGCAGAAATCAGGCATGAACAGCCCCACAAAGTCATTGTTAATCCTGCGGTCTCCAGAGTACGATGAAGCCTCTTGCCAGACCACTGTGCAAGTCTCAGATCTCTGCAGGCCAGTTTCAGTGACTAACATCAACCCAAATTACTCAGAATCCAGGGCAAGATCTCTAAGGGTTCAGGTCCCACTACTGCAGCTAGATTTTTGAAGGGACCTGCATTCAGCACTCTGAGAAATTCAGGAAACATGACCACAATCTGTTGGATCTCTATAGTGGTGCACTTAGAAATGAGGACAAGACTGAGCAACAGGTAGAGAGACATAAAGTAGCAAATCctgctccctccagccaaacTCTCTCTCATTCCACTGCTGCTGTGCTTTAAACACAGTGACAGGGATGACATCCAGAAGATAACTGAGCCGGCTGCATCCGAGTTACCTGGGACAGGCAAGAGGGCTGCTGGGCAGAGGGAAAGCCAGCAAGAAAGGGAACAGAAAACGGTCTCCTGGAGGTGTTGTGTGTGAGATCTTCCTCCCATGACTATGAAGGAAATGCACACGCAGCTAAACCCTCCCTTCCAAGGAATTGGAAACCAGTCTCCTGAAGAAGAGACTTGAAACTGAAATGCAACTTTCAAGCTCACCTTATATTTGGTGTGTCTGTCTTTGAAGCACTGACCTAAAAACCTGATCCCTGCATTCGGTGTCTCAACTGCCTGGGCCTTTCCTTTATTTACTCCAAAGGGATCACTCAGTGTCTTGTCACCAGTTCAGGCTGCTTCCTCCAGGTGTCATCCAGCTTACTGCAGCCCCACAAGAAGCGGTGATGTGTACCTTTGGGCTGCAAAAGAACACGAAAAAACAGATTGCTGTGACAACAGGCATGtcagagaagataaaaataccTCCTCACCAATCATGCGGGGAATGTTAGTAACATAAAATCCCCGTGGTCATCTGGCTTTCAAACCTGTAAAAAGTCATTTCACAACATTGACAGTGTCCCACAGCCAGGCCTAAGGTTCCGCTCTGAAGTGGGATCCGCGAGTTATCACCAAAGAGGTTCTTCCGCTCGGCAACACTGGAGTAGGAGGAAGGAATTAGAAGTCCCTTGTGCATCTAATACCCAGGATTATTCTCATGGAATATTTCCTTGGATCCGTCCAGCTGATGTAGGCCTCAGTCCTGTAACAGACTCCAACTGAGTGTGGGGGGAATGCAGCTGTGTCAGGGTCAGGATTTTACTCATTATGGCAATGAGGtgaaaaaacacttttacatCAGTAATTCCTGTACGTGGGTGCACGTGGGACATTTTAAAGGCTGGCAGTCTTCACAGTCTATACATTCTACAAAACCTAAAACAAGAATTTTCAATCAATTTATCCCCTTCTAAAAAGTTAAAACTATCTATGCCAGACAGACATTCCCCTGTGATTTACACATGTTTCTGCGTGAGTATATCTCACCTTAGTCttctcacttttattttcatCAAAAAGCAGACTCTGTCAGGACACCCCTCTCATGACGGGCCATGGCTCCACACAGCATTTGTTGCAGGCAGGTTCCTGTCACGGAGGTGGGATGGGGCTGCAGTGGAGCTACAGAGACACGGCCAGAAACGCCTGCCCCTGCCCGGGCCCACCCCAGGCGAGGCACAGCCGCTCCAGCCACCAGGCTTCAAGAAGTTAAACCAGAGGTTGgggtctcttttttttcccccctttcatcAGTGGATGCTTTTTACCTGAAAGAGAATCAGCTCCTGACTTTATCTGGTGCCACGACATAAAGCTCaggcaaatcagaaaaaaaaaaaaaaaaaaaagagtggagaaGCACTTTGAGCCACCCAGCTGCAGAATCGAGCTTCCCAGGGAGCTGCCACAGGAGCAGGGCCAAGGGTATTTGCATGCCTGAATTTAAGGGTGCGGCCACAGAAAATGGGGCAGAACTCAAGATACTTCTGTAGCCACATCTCAGAAATGTTCTCTTTGGGCAAACACAAGACCCCATGGCCTTGGAGAGGCACAACATTCTTCTTGGCACAATGATGGAGCAAAAATGAGTCATTGGTTTCCAATACAAGATTGCAGACCTGCAGTTTTGAGCCTAGAGGATCAGGATTATCATTTAGAACCACATATCAGCCAAAAAACATAACGCAGGTCACTACGTGTTTCCCCTTTGATGGACACTGCAACACCTTTGGTTGCCTCACGCGGCCAGCTGAAGGGAGAGCCCGCTGCTCTGAGGGACAACGGGGCTCTCCCGCGGCTCAGCCCCAGGACGGGGCAGCCTGGCCGGCCCGACGAAGGGGAAGCCAGGCGGGACTGCCCAGGCCAGGTCTGCCTAACACCGCTCAGCAACAGGGACGCCGCTCAGGGCCGAGCACCGCGGCGGAGCCAGCCCGTCCCCTCAGCACTGAGGGCGGGAAGGGGGCGCGGACCTGCTCCTCAGGACTCGGCCGGGCGACCTGGCCTTCCGACTGGCCGCGGGTACTGCCTGTCACCGCACGTCACCCGCCGAAACCAATAGGCGCgcagggagcggggcggggggcggggcttgccggggccggggccggtgagCGTCGCGCGCCGGTGTGGCGGGGCAGGTAGGGCCGGTGGGGGCTACGCTTGGGGCGGGCTGAGGGGAGGCCCGGCCGgttcccctcctttccctgctcCGCTTCCCCGCCGGGGCCTGGGCTGTGAGGGGCCTCGCCGGAGCGGGGCTGTGGGGAACCCCGGTGGTCGGTTGCTCGGTGGGTCGGGGCGCGCCGGTGACGGCGGCTGCCTGCGGCCTGGATGACCGGAGGCGTCCCGCAGGCCGGGCCCCTGCAGCGGGGTGGAGCTGAGCTGTGGAAGCCCCTGAGGGGCTGAGCATCCGTGGCCCGCCGATGGGAATTGAGGAGTCGCCACCGGGGGAAATCCCACTCCTGGCGTAGGACCGGGAGCCCGAGTGGGTCGGGGGTGGTTAGAGCACAGATCCCGGCGTGGGGCAGTGGTGGGCAACGTGTTGGAGCCGTCGGAGATTTAGTCTTAGAAGGGCTTCAGATGATGTTAAATGTGAAGAGTTTACTGGGGTTGCTCCCCAGGAGAAGGGTCCGGGATGGTGCGTCCAGTCGTGCTGTGGGCATTCGCCTGGGGGGTCACGCCTGGGAGCTGCCACGCTCCTCAGTCACGACCTCTGAGACCTTCACCACGCGTGAGTCCCCCTCCTCCACTGGCATTCAGAGTGCTGTTGGGTTTTGGTGCAGGTCCAGGTGCTTTTAGGCAGGTGGCTGCTGTAAACTTGGCTGATTGTCTGGGAGACAATAGCTTTAAGGCACGTATGAAGGGCCCCTTTGGACACAGGTCAAAGCTGGAAAGAGCTTTGTGTAAATCGCCATTTGTGTGGCCGCTGGTGTTTTACAGTTCATGATGGGTGGAGTCTGTTTAGGTGTCATTccaagtttttattttgttactagTAAACATGGTATTTTCCCCTGCTTTTATTAAATCAcgtgttttactttgcttttattaaaaatgagagTTACGAGTTGTTGGGATGATCTGAATTTAGTTGAGCAGGCTAAACCTAAATTTCAGCTACATGCTGCATTGTTGAGTTAAAAATTCGAACAAGTAGCAGCCCAAAACCACGATGGGGAATGTGCACTGTGCAGCTCAAATAAGTCATAGTTTAGCCAGAATTTTTGGTAAAGGGCTAAAACCCTGATGTGCAAGGGTGTCTCCAAAGAAACAACCTTTGTTTCAGGAGATTTCTGCTATCGGGTGCAAAGGGTTAAGAAATCCTGTGATAAGATGATAGGACTGGAATGCATTTTAATATGTTTTGGCAGGTCAGTTTGTTAGAAGCGGCTAGTGTTTTGTTTAGATAAAGAAGAGAGGAATTTGGTGTTTGTAATCCATAACATTAATTTTTAGAGTATTGACATAAGATAAAGCAAACAGTGATAGAATATTCCAGTGATGTAAATACTAATGGAATTATGTTAGGTAATAGAGTGTAATCTCCTGGAGTAGCAGTGGGATTATGTGTGCCGTATGGAGCTGATTAATGAAGGTGTAAATTACCTTCCCTGAATAAAGCTGTGCTGAAGTGGCTTTTCAGAGCTCTCCCCAAGGTGGCACCAGGAGGCCTGCTGTGCCTTTGGTCTCCAATCGTGCTGCTGTTGCCAGCCTTAAGACTAACTTTGCTTTTTgtggcaaaataaaaatgaactccTATTCTTTTGGATTTGTGCAAACGCACGTCTCTAGAACAATTTCATCTATGCATATATAGCAAAAGGCTACCAAGCTAGCAACTTGAAATCGTTTTAAAAAATTAGGATTTTTACTCAACAGGTGTTTTGGGGTACAGGAGGTTTAGGCATTGGTAAATATTCCACCCCCTTGCCATAGTTCATGGCTCACAAGAGGGGAAAATACATTGAGCCATATGCTGACTCAAAGCAAAACTTTGAGTATCAGAAGATGAATGATTTAACATTTATTATACAGtgctgcagtgaggccccagtGTACTTCTTTAGGTCACTTTTGGTCCATGTTTCTCCCGGTTCTGTATCTTTTACTGAGCAGAATTGTCAGCAGTGAAATACCTGTTGCAGATCTCCACAATAGTAAGAGAGTAACAGGAGGTTATGCGGAGTTGCAGAGGTCAAATTGTAGGGAAGTCAGCAATATTTTTTGCAGGACTGCGGTAGTTTGGATGTGTGGCTTTAGATGGTGGAAGCTTTTTTGATAGGAGTGTTTCTTGGGATCTGTGCGTTTCCAGGAGTTTCTGACTGGCATCAGCCTTGATTCAGGGATAAATTTCTACTTCCTGGGCAAAATAGAGGCAAGTGGGCCAAAAAAAATAGCTCAAACTAACTCATTCTGGCTCCATTCAGCTGAGATCCTCTGTCCTGgatgtgaatttttattttctcaggtttccatgaTGTTTGCGCAGTGCACTCAGAAGTGTGTGAGCTCCGTGCTGCTGATCACGCTGCTGTGCTGCATCCTTTCTCCTCCAGCACAAGCCAGCAAGGTGAGTGAACAGCTTCAGGCACAAAACCCAAAAATGGCAGAGAAGCAACCATTTTTCTGTGGAAGTTTGCAAAGATAAAGAATGCTATAGCAGATATGTATTTGTGATATGTAAAGCTGTGGATGTATGTGACAATGACCTCTGCTGCGTTTTGGAGTGCGttttaaaacttatttgaaaAGTACCTGGTGTCTGGAGCAGAGGTGCTCAAGACATCTTAAAACTGTGAAGTTACTGATGTGAAAGAAGCCGTGCAGGAAGAAGAGACATGGTGTGAAGCCCTCGCTCTCTTGGAGAGCGTTTTGTCTTTTCCCACACCCCCGGGTGGTGAGGGCAGCAGAATATGTATGTGTTTGCTCGCTGATGCCATCTCCTCTTGCTTCTGCAGAGCTCGGAGGACATCCGCTGCAAGTGCATCTGTCCCCCGTACCGGAACATCAGTGGGCACATTTACAACAAGAATGTGTCGCAGAAGGACTGGTGAGTTGTGGGTTGAAGCCTGAGGGGTCAGTCCAGGAAAGCCAACGCTCGGGAGTCTCCAACTGGTGCTAAGGAAGTGAATTCCCTGCCTGTGCATTTGCAGAGGAAGTTGTTTTGGTAGGTGATGTCCAACCCAGGCGAGGGGCATTTCTTGAACAGAGATTGAGGAATCTGggaggtgtgattttttttttttttctttttttttttttttaaagtcatggcTCTCAGCAGATGGAGGGTGTAACCCTCCAGTCCCTTTCAGCTGGACCGAATCCCTGCAGAAGGCACTTGGACAGTCTATCCCAGGGACTCTGGGCTAGCTGAGCTGCAAGGGGAACTCGTAAAACCAGATCAGCATTATCAGCCTGACAGGCAAGCTGGGACACAGAAAAAGTCACCCCAGCGTCCTTCCACGGAGCATTGGTTTCACCTTCTCCTGttgctgatttttgtttctttgtgttgcAGCAACTGCCTGCATGTTGTGGAGCCAATGCCGGTGCCGGGGAATGATGTGGAGGCCTACTGCCTGCTCTGTGAGTGCAAGTACGAGGAGCGCAGCACCACCACCATCAAGGTAACTGCGGGTCTGCTCCCTGTGGCTGGCTCCTTCTCCTTGCTGTGCCacaccttcccaggcacagctggACCGGTGGGTTCCTGGAGAAGAgcccagaaaaggaaaataaaactatcaCAGCTAGTACACGGTGGTAGTGCCCGGAGCACCGTGTCCGAGTCAGGAGGGCTGCTGGCAGCAAGGAGCAGGCTGCACAGGAGCCCAGTCTTCTTGCTGAGGAGGTGTGACAGTGCCAAGCACCTCTGAGCGGGGACACAGCTTGTTGGTCTTGTTGGTTTTACGTGTTCTAAATTGGCACAGCGCGGAGAAGATCTGTACGGTTTATGCGGTGATGGCACTTGCGTCTCATCCGCCTTCCCCCAAGTGCAAGAGACTTTCCAGTGCGCAAAATTAGAATGAGAGAAGAGATCAAAGATCAGAGGCAGCTGTGAAGGGAGCTTCCTGGCCTCTGTGGTGCTTCTTACCTACACTACTGATCCTTTTCCACTGTGCTGTCCTTAACTGCAGGTGATCATCATCATTTACTTGTCGGTGGTGGGGGCACTGCTGCTTTACATGGCTTTCCTTGTGCTGGTGGACCCTCTGATCCGGAAGCCAGATGCTTATACCCAGCCCCTGCACAATGAGGAGGAGAATGAGGTGAGGGTGCACATGGGTGGTTGCAGTCATGGTGAGGCAGGGTGGTAGGGTGACAAGAGAATGGCTGACGGGGAAACAGAGTGACCTAGTGCATGTCCCCTCTGACCCAGCATGGGGCCAGTGCCATTGCTTTTGGGGCACTTACCAGAGGTAAACATTTAGACTCAAATCTGTGCAGATCGTGCTGAAGCAGAAGGGAATATTTGAAGTACAAGTTCTGTATCACGAGCCCAAGACAAGACCCATcctctggggcagggggtggcttTTCACCAAGTGGCCTGAATTTGGTATGTCCATCTAGA is from Strix aluco isolate bStrAlu1 chromosome 25, bStrAlu1.hap1, whole genome shotgun sequence and encodes:
- the TMEM9 gene encoding proton-transporting V-type ATPase complex assembly regulator TMEM9 isoform X1: MVRPVVLWAFAWGVTPGSCHAPQSRPLRPSPRVSMMFAQCTQKCVSSVLLITLLCCILSPPAQASKSSEDIRCKCICPPYRNISGHIYNKNVSQKDCNCLHVVEPMPVPGNDVEAYCLLCECKYEERSTTTIKVIIIIYLSVVGALLLYMAFLVLVDPLIRKPDAYTQPLHNEEENEDARSLAAAPTPSGARANTVLERVEGAQQRWKRQVQEQRKTVFDRHKMLS
- the TMEM9 gene encoding proton-transporting V-type ATPase complex assembly regulator TMEM9 isoform X2, whose protein sequence is MMFAQCTQKCVSSVLLITLLCCILSPPAQASKSSEDIRCKCICPPYRNISGHIYNKNVSQKDCNCLHVVEPMPVPGNDVEAYCLLCECKYEERSTTTIKVIIIIYLSVVGALLLYMAFLVLVDPLIRKPDAYTQPLHNEEENEDARSLAAAPTPSGARANTVLERVEGAQQRWKRQVQEQRKTVFDRHKMLS